Proteins found in one Halobaculum sp. MBLA0147 genomic segment:
- a CDS encoding succinylglutamate desuccinylase/aspartoacylase family protein produces MSTTLGTASAAPGEFDTGRLEVGETRDGSPVGLPVAVLEGADDGDTLYVQAVSDGDELNGLGVLTRLFPRLDPADVSGTILVVGIVNYHAFQVAEHRNPIDDTKMNRAYPGEETGTSSERIAHATFEAASRADLIVDLHQGSTSRMIDEVRVRCGPRHRLHRECLDLAKAFGTGHVLDQKGPDGQLARAGPDEGIPTIDPELGGAVGWDQSSIRRGVEGMQRVLRHYGFLSGSVELERQTRATGFDQYGSPVGGLVDFQVELGDRVSRGDELFAVTDPFGQVRRRVTADEAGIFWRTRRLPQVATGEYVCSVGTDTDTF; encoded by the coding sequence ATGAGTACGACGCTCGGGACTGCGAGCGCGGCCCCAGGCGAGTTCGACACGGGCCGACTGGAGGTCGGGGAGACGCGCGACGGCTCGCCCGTCGGGTTGCCGGTTGCCGTCCTCGAGGGAGCCGACGATGGGGACACACTGTACGTGCAGGCGGTCTCGGACGGCGACGAGCTGAACGGCCTCGGCGTGTTGACGCGGCTGTTCCCCCGACTCGACCCCGCGGACGTGTCGGGCACGATCCTCGTCGTCGGGATCGTCAACTACCACGCGTTCCAGGTGGCGGAACACCGAAACCCGATCGACGACACGAAGATGAACCGCGCGTACCCGGGCGAGGAGACGGGCACCTCCTCCGAGCGCATCGCCCACGCGACGTTCGAGGCCGCCAGCCGCGCGGACCTGATCGTCGACCTCCACCAGGGGTCGACGAGCCGGATGATCGACGAGGTGCGGGTGCGGTGTGGGCCGCGTCACCGCCTCCACCGGGAGTGTCTCGATCTGGCGAAGGCGTTCGGCACCGGGCACGTCTTGGACCAGAAGGGGCCGGACGGCCAACTCGCACGCGCCGGACCGGACGAGGGCATCCCTACCATCGACCCGGAACTCGGTGGTGCCGTCGGCTGGGACCAGTCGAGCATCCGTCGTGGCGTCGAGGGGATGCAGCGTGTGCTGCGTCACTACGGCTTCCTCTCGGGCTCGGTGGAGTTGGAGCGCCAGACCCGCGCGACCGGCTTCGACCAGTACGGCTCGCCGGTGGGTGGGTTGGTCGACTTCCAAGTCGAGTTGGGTGACCGGGTGTCCCGTGGCGACGAGTTGTTCGCCGTCACCGACCCGTTCGGACAGGTGCGCCGGCGCGTGACGGCCGACGAGGCGGGGATCTTCTGGCGCACCAGACGCCTCCCGCAGGTGGCGACCGGGGAGTACGTCTGTTCCGTCGGCACCGACACCGACACGTTCTGA
- a CDS encoding nitroreductase family protein, producing the protein MSFREVVRTRRSVHEYSDESLDRETIREIVDDARFSPSGYNLQPWEFLVLDDDEDQAALREVAYDQEHVTGAAATVVVFGNTDPAAHAESVFDDWLDKGYLPGEDVKAGLLENVEGMAELPEAERRVWTTRSTALAAMTLMHAAWDRGVASCPMEGFDADGVLDTFDVPDGYEPVMLITLGYPAEGTADLENDRKERRPVEEITHFGEFDPVGASDLPTGETDQAVDGTPADD; encoded by the coding sequence ATGAGCTTCAGAGAGGTCGTGCGGACGCGACGGTCGGTCCACGAGTACAGCGACGAGAGCCTGGACAGAGAGACGATCCGCGAGATCGTCGACGACGCGCGGTTCTCCCCGTCGGGGTACAACCTCCAGCCGTGGGAGTTCCTCGTGTTGGACGACGACGAGGATCAGGCGGCACTGCGCGAGGTCGCGTACGACCAGGAACACGTGACCGGCGCGGCGGCCACGGTGGTCGTCTTCGGCAACACGGACCCGGCGGCCCACGCCGAGTCCGTCTTCGACGACTGGCTCGACAAGGGGTACCTGCCGGGCGAGGACGTGAAGGCGGGGCTGTTGGAGAACGTCGAGGGGATGGCGGAGTTGCCCGAGGCGGAGCGGCGCGTGTGGACCACGCGCTCGACGGCGCTGGCGGCGATGACGTTGATGCACGCCGCGTGGGACCGCGGTGTCGCCTCCTGTCCGATGGAGGGGTTCGACGCCGACGGCGTGCTCGACACCTTCGACGTGCCGGACGGCTACGAGCCGGTGATGCTGATCACGCTCGGCTACCCCGCCGAAGGGACCGCCGACCTGGAGAACGACCGCAAGGAGCGGCGCCCGGTCGAGGAGATCACCCACTTCGGCGAGTTCGACCCGGTCGGCGCCTCCGACCTGCCGACGGGCGAGACCGACCAGGCCGTCGACGGGACGCCCGCCGACGACTGA
- a CDS encoding PrkA family serine protein kinase, producing MTGDTQTLAELSEQYKQSVPEDLRAAKSFEWYLEELRADPRVARNAHQRVADMFDHYGTEYDEDAGVVEYQMASQDPIHDGENVFYGREVHESIHEFVNKVKSGARGLGPEKRIKLLLGPVGSGKSHFDYLVRRYFEDYTRRDEGRMYTFRWTDLCEVIPDQDPADDTVRSPMNQDPLVLLPQAQRDEVIEELNERLDAPYTVRNEQSLDPASSFYMNELLAHYDDDLQTVLDEHVEVVRLVADENQRQCVETFEPKDKKNQDETELTGDVNYSKLAVYGENDPRAFDYAGAFCNANRGLFSGEELLKLQREFLYDFLHASQEQTIKPKNNPRIDIDQVIVGRTNMPEYREKKGDEKMEAFNDRTKRIDYPYVLEYEDEARIYRKMLRNADVPDVHVEPHAMEMAGLFGVLTRLEEPSDEGVGLVQKAKAYNGEIDETDEIDEVKLREDGDAVAEIAEGMEGVSARFVGDEIAEAIMDATHRGRGYLSPLSVFDHFEENLENHGSIPEEKLDTYQRYLELVREEYRDRAIEDVRHALAYDIDEIRRQGEKYMDHVMAYIDDTTVEDELTGREQEPDETFLRSVEEKLEIPGDRKDDFRQEVANWVSRRAREGSSFDPQDNDRLRRALERKLWEDKKHNINFSALVSANELDDDERSAWVDALVEQGYSQEGAREVLEFAGAEVAKSELEE from the coding sequence ATGACCGGTGACACACAGACCCTGGCGGAACTCTCCGAGCAGTACAAGCAATCCGTGCCCGAGGACCTGCGGGCCGCCAAGTCCTTCGAGTGGTACCTCGAGGAACTCCGCGCGGACCCGCGGGTCGCACGCAACGCCCACCAGCGCGTGGCGGACATGTTCGACCACTACGGGACGGAGTACGACGAGGACGCGGGCGTCGTCGAGTACCAGATGGCGAGCCAGGACCCCATCCACGACGGCGAGAACGTGTTCTACGGCCGCGAGGTCCACGAGTCGATCCACGAGTTCGTCAACAAGGTGAAGTCCGGCGCCCGCGGGCTCGGCCCCGAGAAGCGGATCAAGCTCCTCCTCGGGCCGGTCGGCTCCGGGAAGTCGCACTTCGACTACCTCGTCCGGCGGTACTTCGAGGACTACACCCGCCGCGACGAGGGCCGGATGTACACCTTCCGGTGGACGGACCTCTGTGAGGTGATCCCGGACCAGGACCCGGCCGACGACACCGTCCGCTCCCCGATGAACCAGGACCCGCTCGTGTTGCTGCCGCAGGCGCAACGCGACGAGGTGATCGAGGAGTTGAACGAGCGGCTCGACGCCCCGTACACCGTCCGCAACGAGCAGAGTCTCGACCCGGCCTCCAGCTTCTACATGAACGAGTTGTTGGCCCACTACGACGACGACCTCCAGACCGTCCTGGACGAGCACGTCGAGGTGGTCCGGCTGGTCGCCGACGAGAACCAGCGGCAGTGTGTCGAGACGTTCGAGCCGAAGGACAAGAAGAACCAGGACGAGACGGAGCTGACCGGGGACGTGAACTACTCGAAGCTCGCGGTGTACGGCGAGAACGACCCGCGCGCGTTCGACTACGCCGGGGCGTTCTGTAACGCCAACCGCGGGCTGTTCTCCGGCGAGGAGCTACTCAAGCTCCAGCGGGAGTTCCTCTACGACTTCCTGCACGCCTCCCAGGAGCAGACGATCAAGCCGAAGAACAACCCGCGGATCGACATCGACCAGGTGATCGTCGGCCGGACGAACATGCCCGAGTACCGCGAGAAGAAGGGCGACGAGAAGATGGAGGCGTTCAACGATCGCACCAAGCGGATCGACTACCCGTACGTCCTGGAGTACGAGGACGAGGCGCGCATCTACCGGAAGATGCTGCGCAACGCCGACGTGCCGGACGTGCACGTCGAGCCACACGCGATGGAGATGGCGGGGCTGTTCGGCGTGCTCACGCGGCTGGAGGAGCCGTCCGACGAGGGTGTCGGGCTCGTCCAGAAGGCGAAGGCGTACAACGGGGAGATCGACGAGACGGACGAGATCGACGAGGTGAAGCTCCGCGAGGACGGCGACGCCGTCGCCGAGATCGCGGAGGGGATGGAGGGCGTCTCCGCCCGCTTCGTCGGCGACGAGATCGCCGAGGCGATCATGGACGCCACCCACCGCGGGCGGGGGTACCTCTCCCCACTGTCCGTGTTCGACCACTTCGAGGAGAACCTCGAGAACCACGGCTCGATCCCCGAGGAGAAGCTGGACACCTACCAGCGGTACCTCGAGTTGGTCCGCGAGGAGTACCGCGACCGCGCCATCGAGGACGTGCGTCACGCGCTGGCGTACGACATCGACGAGATCCGCCGACAGGGTGAGAAGTACATGGACCACGTGATGGCGTACATCGACGACACGACCGTCGAGGACGAACTCACGGGCCGCGAGCAGGAGCCCGACGAGACGTTCCTCCGGTCCGTCGAGGAGAAGCTGGAGATCCCGGGCGACCGGAAGGACGACTTCCGGCAGGAGGTCGCCAACTGGGTCTCGCGGCGTGCCCGCGAGGGGTCGAGCTTCGACCCGCAGGACAACGACCGCCTGCGGCGCGCGTTGGAGCGCAAGCTGTGGGAGGACAAGAAACACAACATCAACTTCTCCGCGCTGGTGTCGGCCAACGAGTTGGACGACGACGAGCGGTCGGCGTGGGTCGACGCCCTCGTCGAGCAGGGGTACTCCCAGGAGGGCGCCCGCGAGGTGTTGGAGTTCGCCGGCGCGGAGGTGGCCAAGTCCGAGTTGGAGGAGTGA
- a CDS encoding PrkA family serine protein kinase, which yields MTDYIDRADEELAGAYEPPIGLAEYVDRAFEEPSVAAHAAKYLLDAIESMGTRTVVEEGETRERYRFFDDPHNDGEHAVLGNTRILNAFVDDLRTVAADRGKGEKIVWFDGPTATGKSELKRCLVNGLREYSKTPEGRRYTVEWNIAAGTGGGGLSYASTETDDEDDWYESPVQTHPLSVFPRSVREEILDDLAAAHDDLVPVRVDAEMDPFSREAYDELEERYRREGVEDLFSAVTDRRHLRVKNYVVDEGRGIGVLHAEDDGSPKERLVGSWMPGMLRELDARGRKDPRAFSYDGVLSQGNGLLTLVEDASQHADLLRKLLNVPDEERVKLDKGIGMDIDTQLIVISNPDLDVELDQYADRNGRDPLKALKRRLDRHEFRYLTSVSLETELIHRELTDETPVWETAVLDEVDELPDSGTTSDVDVDPELVYEHVRERVRAPLTVTVRDDSGHTRERELAPHTLEAAAMYGVVSRLDGEDLPGDLDLIEKATLFDRGYIREGDDRVEADEFRFDGDDGAHGIPVTYTRDVIADLLHEETDRVHAELPVEEVLLPADVLNAMAERLSEAPVFSRAETAEYENRLAAVKDWVFGRQEADVLDAVLAEKRVAEETVAEYVEHVFAWEGDEQVETERGPADPDPLLMKVFETEHLGRFDEADYRGEEPSPAVEEFRREKVITALNRFAWEHRDDDFAIADVDLTEIPVIRAVLDTHSWDDVARIFEDFDPTQWEDPPANTETARVKEDTIRHMTENGYSEASAELTSRRVMREVKGRWD from the coding sequence GTGACCGACTACATCGACCGCGCGGACGAGGAACTCGCCGGGGCCTACGAGCCACCCATCGGGCTCGCGGAGTACGTCGACCGGGCCTTCGAGGAGCCGTCCGTGGCGGCCCACGCCGCGAAGTACCTGCTGGACGCCATCGAGTCGATGGGCACCCGCACGGTCGTCGAGGAGGGTGAGACCCGCGAGCGCTACCGCTTCTTCGACGACCCGCACAACGACGGGGAACACGCCGTCTTGGGGAACACGCGCATCCTCAACGCGTTCGTCGACGACCTGCGGACGGTCGCCGCGGACCGCGGGAAGGGCGAGAAGATCGTCTGGTTCGACGGGCCGACGGCGACCGGGAAGTCCGAACTGAAGCGGTGTCTCGTCAACGGGCTCCGGGAGTACTCGAAGACGCCCGAGGGCCGGCGGTACACCGTCGAGTGGAACATCGCGGCGGGCACCGGCGGCGGCGGACTGAGCTACGCGTCGACGGAGACGGACGACGAGGACGACTGGTACGAGAGTCCGGTCCAGACGCACCCGCTGTCGGTGTTCCCCCGCAGCGTCCGCGAGGAGATCCTCGACGACCTCGCGGCCGCCCACGACGACCTGGTGCCCGTCAGGGTCGACGCCGAGATGGACCCGTTCTCGCGGGAGGCGTACGACGAACTGGAGGAGCGGTACCGCCGCGAGGGCGTCGAGGACCTCTTCTCGGCGGTGACGGATCGGCGACACCTCCGAGTGAAGAACTACGTCGTCGACGAGGGGCGCGGCATCGGTGTCTTGCACGCCGAGGACGACGGCAGTCCGAAGGAGCGACTCGTCGGCTCGTGGATGCCGGGGATGCTCCGGGAGTTGGACGCACGCGGCCGGAAGGACCCGCGAGCGTTCAGCTACGACGGCGTGCTCTCGCAGGGGAACGGCCTGCTGACGCTCGTCGAGGACGCCAGCCAGCACGCGGACCTACTGCGGAAGCTGTTGAACGTCCCCGACGAGGAGCGGGTGAAACTCGACAAGGGCATCGGGATGGACATCGACACCCAGCTGATCGTCATCTCGAACCCGGACTTGGACGTGGAGTTGGACCAGTACGCCGACCGGAACGGACGCGACCCGCTGAAGGCGCTCAAGCGGCGGCTGGACCGCCACGAGTTCCGGTACCTCACCAGCGTCTCGCTGGAGACGGAGCTGATCCACCGCGAGTTGACCGACGAGACGCCCGTCTGGGAGACGGCGGTGCTCGACGAGGTCGACGAGTTGCCGGACAGCGGCACCACCAGCGACGTCGACGTGGATCCGGAGTTGGTGTACGAACACGTCCGCGAGCGGGTTCGCGCGCCGCTGACGGTGACCGTCCGCGACGACAGCGGTCACACTCGCGAGCGGGAGTTGGCTCCGCACACGCTGGAGGCGGCGGCGATGTACGGCGTCGTCTCGCGACTCGACGGGGAGGACCTGCCGGGGGACCTCGACCTGATCGAGAAGGCGACGCTGTTCGACCGCGGCTACATCCGCGAGGGTGACGACCGCGTGGAGGCCGACGAGTTCCGGTTCGACGGCGACGACGGGGCACACGGCATCCCCGTGACGTACACCCGCGACGTGATCGCGGACCTGCTCCACGAGGAGACGGACCGCGTCCACGCGGAGTTGCCGGTCGAGGAGGTGCTGCTCCCGGCGGACGTGTTGAACGCGATGGCCGAGCGGCTCTCGGAGGCCCCGGTGTTCTCGCGGGCGGAGACGGCGGAGTACGAGAACCGCCTCGCGGCGGTGAAAGACTGGGTGTTCGGTCGGCAGGAGGCGGACGTGTTGGACGCCGTGCTCGCGGAGAAGCGGGTCGCCGAGGAGACGGTCGCGGAGTACGTCGAGCACGTGTTCGCCTGGGAGGGCGACGAGCAGGTGGAGACGGAGCGAGGGCCGGCGGACCCGGACCCACTCCTGATGAAGGTGTTCGAGACGGAACACCTCGGGCGGTTCGACGAGGCGGACTACCGCGGGGAGGAGCCGAGTCCCGCGGTCGAGGAGTTCCGGCGCGAGAAGGTGATCACGGCGTTGAACCGCTTCGCGTGGGAGCACCGCGACGACGACTTCGCCATCGCGGACGTGGATCTGACGGAGATCCCGGTGATCCGAGCCGTGTTGGACACCCACTCGTGGGACGACGTGGCGCGGATCTTCGAGGACTTCGACCCGACGCAGTGGGAGGACCCACCCGCGAACACGGAGACGGCACGCGTCAAGGAGGACACGATCAGACACATGACCGAGAACGGTTACAGCGAGGCGTCGGCGGAGTTGACGAGCCGGCGCGTCATGCGGGAGGTGAAGGGCAGATGGGATTGA
- a CDS encoding DUF444 family protein, with amino-acid sequence MGLREDLERFREIGEQRRPDLTEFIKEGDLSRSGGDSVRVPVKIVDLPEFAYDQREQGGVGQGGDGQPQPGQPVDVPGDPGDDGDEEGDDGDPGEGEGEHGYYEMDPEEFAEELDEELGLDLEPKGKQVVEETEGDYTELARAGPNSTLDFEQLFKKGLERKLATDFDEEYVREACKVAGADARDVFEFCRAENVLVSLSWIQDAMATIPDEERATYDSFEQFDAEVERTPIGERIRRDGLKQVPFRREDERYRHPEVVEEKQKNVVVVNIRDVSGSMRKRKRELVERVFTPLDWYLQGKYDNAEFRYVAHDAEAWEVDRAEFFGIRSGGGTRISSAYETAKEILEEYPYSEWNRYVFAAGDSENSSNDTTENVVPLMEEIDANLHAYVETQPGGNTINATHAEEVERALGETGNVAVARVGDNGDVTDAIYEILSTEDDDA; translated from the coding sequence ATGGGATTGAGAGAGGATCTAGAGCGGTTCCGCGAGATCGGCGAACAGCGTCGCCCGGACCTGACGGAGTTCATCAAGGAGGGTGACCTCTCGCGGTCCGGCGGCGACTCCGTGCGCGTCCCGGTGAAGATCGTGGACCTCCCCGAGTTCGCGTACGACCAGCGCGAGCAGGGTGGCGTCGGGCAGGGTGGCGACGGCCAGCCACAGCCCGGCCAACCCGTCGACGTGCCGGGTGACCCCGGCGACGACGGCGACGAGGAGGGAGACGACGGCGACCCCGGCGAGGGCGAGGGGGAGCACGGCTACTACGAGATGGACCCCGAGGAGTTCGCGGAGGAACTCGACGAGGAACTCGGCTTGGACCTCGAACCGAAGGGGAAACAGGTCGTCGAGGAGACGGAGGGCGACTACACGGAACTGGCACGCGCCGGCCCGAACTCCACGTTGGACTTCGAGCAGCTGTTCAAGAAGGGGTTGGAACGGAAGCTCGCGACGGACTTCGACGAGGAGTACGTCCGCGAGGCGTGCAAGGTCGCCGGGGCGGACGCCCGCGACGTGTTCGAGTTCTGCCGCGCGGAGAACGTGCTCGTCTCTCTGTCGTGGATCCAGGACGCGATGGCGACGATCCCGGACGAGGAGCGTGCCACCTACGACTCCTTCGAGCAGTTCGACGCCGAGGTCGAGCGGACACCCATCGGGGAGCGGATCCGGCGGGACGGGCTCAAACAGGTGCCGTTCCGGCGGGAGGACGAGCGCTACCGGCACCCGGAGGTGGTCGAGGAGAAGCAGAAGAACGTCGTCGTCGTGAACATCCGCGACGTGTCCGGCTCGATGCGCAAGCGGAAACGCGAGTTGGTCGAGCGGGTGTTCACGCCGCTGGACTGGTACCTCCAGGGGAAGTACGACAACGCGGAGTTCCGCTACGTCGCCCACGACGCGGAGGCGTGGGAGGTCGACCGCGCGGAGTTCTTCGGGATCCGCTCGGGCGGCGGGACGCGCATCTCGTCGGCCTACGAGACGGCCAAGGAGATCCTCGAAGAGTACCCGTACAGCGAGTGGAACCGGTACGTGTTCGCCGCGGGCGACTCGGAGAACTCCTCGAACGACACGACGGAGAACGTCGTCCCGCTGATGGAGGAGATCGACGCCAACCTCCACGCGTACGTGGAGACGCAACCCGGCGGCAACACGATCAACGCCACCCACGCCGAGGAGGTCGAGCGCGCGCTCGGCGAGACGGGGAACGTCGCCGTCGCCCGCGTCGGGGACAACGGGGACGTGACCGACGCCATCTACGAGATCCTCTCGACGGAGGACGACGATGCCTGA
- a CDS encoding SpoVR family protein has product MIDRRTLTRREADRLEEPVEMANALAERLGLEPYPVNYWVVDYDEMNELIAYDGFQTRYPHWRWGMKYDRQQKQDQLGMGKAFEIVNNDNPCHAFLQESNTLADQKAVITHVEAHADFFRNNQWFGRFAGDDENPDAAAMLERHAETIGSYVEDPEIDRDEVERFVDAILTLEDTIDQHRALAADREAGPESEELPDMADRLDRLDISEEVRSQVFDQEWLEGQEGDGLANPRPDVLGFLLEHGKEYDEDEAKAADRPDWKDDVLELLRREAYYFAPQKMTKVMNEGWASFWESLMMSDEGFAGTDEFLTYADHMARVLGSSGLNPYKLGFEIWQYVENRANRREVVDKLLRVDGITWRTFHDVVDFDEVREHLAPDPVVAEITADSLAELDPEDPRVDAEGLAAAREGAVDVADYPWYVLSYEGLCERHFSLAKPQNRGFLRRVGRSELEQTARYMFDDERYDSVAAALADVDYGAGWNRMREVRESHNDVTFLDAYLTEEFVTEGNYFTYEYSQATGDYRVASTGADDVKKKLLLQFTNFGKPTVAVYDGNFDNRGELLLGHQYNGVPLDERQAKATLERVFQLWGRPVNLATIRTEYGEHELEVARRRGREPEGEEVGVRIRYDGMGFEEHDLDAELEERLTADDVDYDTKPDDWLA; this is encoded by the coding sequence ATGATCGACAGACGCACACTGACGCGCCGCGAGGCGGACCGCCTGGAGGAGCCGGTGGAGATGGCCAACGCGTTGGCCGAACGGCTCGGCCTGGAGCCGTACCCGGTGAACTACTGGGTGGTCGACTACGACGAGATGAACGAACTCATCGCCTACGACGGGTTCCAGACCCGGTACCCACACTGGCGGTGGGGGATGAAGTACGACCGCCAACAGAAACAAGACCAGCTCGGGATGGGGAAGGCGTTCGAGATCGTCAACAACGACAACCCGTGTCACGCCTTCCTCCAGGAGTCGAACACGCTGGCCGACCAGAAGGCGGTCATCACGCACGTGGAGGCGCACGCGGACTTCTTCCGGAACAACCAGTGGTTCGGGCGGTTCGCGGGCGACGACGAGAACCCGGACGCCGCGGCGATGTTGGAACGCCACGCCGAGACTATCGGCTCGTACGTCGAGGACCCCGAGATCGACCGCGACGAGGTCGAGCGGTTCGTCGACGCGATCCTCACCCTGGAGGACACCATCGACCAACACCGCGCGCTGGCGGCCGACCGCGAGGCCGGCCCCGAGAGCGAGGAGTTGCCGGACATGGCCGACCGGCTCGACCGCCTCGACATCTCCGAGGAGGTGCGCTCGCAGGTGTTCGACCAGGAGTGGCTGGAGGGCCAGGAGGGCGACGGGCTCGCCAACCCCCGTCCGGACGTGCTCGGGTTCCTCTTGGAACACGGCAAGGAGTACGACGAGGACGAGGCGAAAGCCGCCGACCGCCCGGACTGGAAAGACGACGTGCTCGAACTACTCCGCCGGGAGGCGTACTATTTTGCACCCCAAAAAATGACAAAAGTTATGAACGAGGGATGGGCAAGTTTTTGGGAGTCGCTGATGATGAGCGACGAGGGGTTCGCCGGCACGGACGAGTTCCTCACGTACGCCGATCACATGGCCCGCGTGCTCGGCTCGTCGGGACTCAACCCGTACAAGCTGGGGTTCGAGATCTGGCAGTACGTGGAGAACCGCGCGAACCGACGCGAGGTCGTCGACAAACTCCTCCGCGTCGACGGGATCACGTGGCGGACGTTCCACGACGTGGTGGACTTCGACGAGGTTCGAGAGCACCTCGCGCCGGACCCGGTCGTCGCGGAGATCACCGCCGACTCGCTCGCGGAGTTGGACCCCGAGGACCCCCGCGTCGACGCCGAGGGGCTCGCCGCGGCTCGCGAGGGTGCGGTCGACGTGGCGGACTACCCGTGGTACGTGTTGAGCTACGAGGGACTGTGCGAGCGGCACTTCTCGCTGGCGAAGCCACAGAACCGGGGGTTCCTCCGGCGAGTCGGGCGGTCGGAGTTGGAACAGACCGCGCGGTACATGTTCGACGACGAGCGGTACGACTCCGTCGCGGCGGCGCTGGCGGACGTCGACTACGGTGCCGGTTGGAATCGGATGCGGGAGGTCCGCGAGAGTCACAACGACGTGACCTTCCTCGACGCGTACCTCACCGAGGAGTTCGTGACGGAGGGCAACTACTTCACCTACGAGTACTCGCAGGCGACGGGCGACTACCGCGTCGCGAGCACCGGGGCAGACGACGTGAAGAAGAAGCTCCTGTTGCAGTTCACGAACTTCGGCAAGCCGACGGTGGCGGTGTACGACGGCAACTTCGACAACCGCGGGGAGTTGTTGTTGGGTCACCAGTACAACGGCGTCCCGCTGGACGAACGGCAGGCGAAGGCGACGCTGGAGCGGGTGTTCCAGTTGTGGGGACGGCCGGTGAACCTCGCGACGATCCGGACAGAGTACGGCGAACACGAACTCGAGGTCGCACGCAGACGCGGCCGCGAGCCGGAGGGCGAAGAGGTCGGTGTCCGCATCCGCTACGACGGGATGGGGTTCGAGGAACACGACCTCGACGCCGAGTTGGAGGAGCGGCTGACGGCCGACGACGTGGACTACGACACGAAGCCGGACGACTGGCTCGCCTGA
- a CDS encoding aldo/keto reductase, whose protein sequence is MGYGAMRLCAEGIVGAPDDEEHAREVARRAIEYGVDFVDTADSYGPGVSERLLRESGIVDDAVVATKAGLLRNADTEWLAHGDPDYLKNQALVSRDRLGVDSIDLLQLHRPDPDTPFADSVTALAELVDEGLVEHVGLSNVTVEQLDEAREIVDVVSVQNRYNVGYRDEQPVLDACERSDVAFLPWYPMAAGDLDEVAADLDAVADAHDATRHQIALAWLLHTSDVTVPIPGTGDLDHLADNVAAAEIDLDESEVRRLDEAI, encoded by the coding sequence ATGGGGTACGGCGCGATGCGGCTGTGTGCCGAGGGGATCGTCGGCGCGCCAGACGACGAGGAGCACGCACGGGAGGTCGCACGGCGTGCGATCGAGTACGGCGTCGACTTCGTCGACACGGCAGACTCCTACGGCCCGGGTGTCTCGGAGCGACTCCTCCGGGAGTCGGGGATCGTCGACGACGCCGTCGTGGCGACGAAGGCGGGGCTGTTGCGCAACGCCGACACGGAGTGGCTGGCACACGGCGACCCGGACTACCTGAAGAACCAGGCGCTGGTCTCCCGTGACCGACTGGGTGTCGACAGTATCGACCTCCTGCAACTCCACCGGCCGGACCCGGACACACCGTTCGCAGACAGCGTGACGGCGCTCGCGGAACTCGTCGACGAGGGGCTCGTCGAGCACGTCGGTCTCTCGAACGTCACCGTCGAGCAGCTCGACGAGGCGCGCGAGATCGTCGACGTGGTGAGCGTGCAGAACCGCTACAACGTCGGCTACCGCGACGAACAGCCGGTGTTGGACGCCTGCGAGCGGTCCGACGTGGCGTTCCTCCCGTGGTACCCGATGGCCGCGGGTGACTTAGACGAGGTCGCCGCGGATCTCGACGCCGTCGCCGACGCCCACGACGCGACGCGTCACCAGATCGCGCTCGCGTGGCTGCTCCACACCTCGGACGTGACCGTCCCGATTCCGGGGACGGGCGACCTCGACCACCTCGCCGACAACGTCGCCGCCGCCGAGATCGACCTCGACGAGTCGGAGGTGCGACGGCTGGACGAGGCAATCTGA